Proteins found in one Rhodobacter capsulatus SB 1003 genomic segment:
- the phnH gene encoding phosphonate C-P lyase system protein PhnH, producing the protein MDPQTLSGGFADPARDAAHAFRACLQAMARPGRVKRIPGALPPAPLSPAAGAVLLTLVDDTTPLFLAPGLDTQALRGWIAFHCAAPISAPEEAVFALGAWADLPLDRFRPGTPDYPDRSVTLIVEMAALTPPNARLRGPGIATHQDAALPAIAPFVANRTRYPLGFDCYFCAGADLSALPRSTRVEAL; encoded by the coding sequence ATGGACCCGCAAACCCTGTCCGGCGGTTTCGCCGATCCCGCGCGCGACGCGGCCCATGCCTTCCGCGCCTGCCTGCAGGCGATGGCGCGGCCGGGCCGGGTGAAGCGGATCCCCGGGGCCCTGCCGCCCGCGCCGCTCTCGCCCGCCGCCGGGGCGGTTCTGCTGACGCTCGTCGATGACACGACGCCGCTTTTCCTTGCCCCCGGCCTTGACACGCAAGCCCTGCGCGGCTGGATCGCCTTTCACTGCGCCGCGCCGATCTCGGCCCCAGAGGAGGCCGTCTTTGCCCTTGGCGCCTGGGCGGATCTGCCGCTGGATCGCTTTCGCCCCGGCACGCCGGATTACCCCGACCGCTCGGTGACGCTGATCGTCGAGATGGCGGCGCTGACGCCGCCCAATGCCCGGCTGCGCGGCCCGGGGATCGCAACGCATCAGGATGCGGCCCTGCCCGCCATCGCCCCCTTTGTCGCCAATCGCACCCGCTATCCGCTGGGATTCGATTGCTATTTCTGCGCGGGGGCAGACCTTTCGGCGCTGCCGCGCTCGACCCGGGTGGAGGCGCTCTGA
- a CDS encoding carbon-phosphorus lyase complex subunit PhnI, with amino-acid sequence MYVATKGGERAIDAAHAWLAEERRGDRAVPELSVAQIAEQMTLAVNRVMAEGSLYDRELAALAIKQARGDLIEAVFLLRAYRTTLPRFGASLPVDTGTMQISRRISATFKDVPGGQLLGPTFDYTHRLLDFALLAEGEVPPAARAPAPDEACPHVLGLLDRDGLMEPVTAGAETPADLTREPLELPASRALRLQALARADEGFTLGLAYSTQRGYGRTHAFVGELRIGLCAVELEIPELGLTIEIGEVELTECETVNQFTGSKSEPAQFTRGYGLVFGQSERKAISMSLVDRALRWEELGEDPTGAPAQDAEFVLSHCDNIQATGFLEHIKLPHYVDFQSELELIRRLRREAGGAGQ; translated from the coding sequence ATGTATGTGGCAACCAAAGGCGGCGAGCGGGCGATCGATGCCGCCCATGCCTGGCTGGCCGAGGAGCGCCGCGGCGATCGGGCCGTGCCCGAGCTGTCGGTGGCGCAGATCGCCGAACAGATGACGCTCGCGGTGAACCGGGTGATGGCCGAGGGCTCGCTTTATGACCGCGAGCTGGCGGCCTTGGCGATCAAGCAGGCCCGCGGCGATCTGATCGAGGCGGTGTTCCTGCTGCGCGCCTATCGCACGACGCTGCCGCGCTTTGGCGCAAGCCTGCCCGTCGACACCGGGACGATGCAGATTTCGCGCCGGATTTCCGCCACTTTCAAGGATGTGCCGGGCGGGCAGCTGCTGGGGCCGACCTTCGATTACACGCATCGGCTGCTGGATTTCGCGCTTTTGGCCGAGGGGGAGGTGCCGCCCGCCGCCCGCGCCCCCGCCCCGGACGAGGCCTGCCCGCATGTGCTGGGGCTTCTCGACCGCGACGGGCTGATGGAACCCGTGACCGCGGGCGCCGAAACGCCCGCCGATCTGACGCGCGAACCGCTCGAGCTGCCCGCGTCGCGCGCCTTGCGGCTGCAGGCGCTGGCGCGGGCGGACGAGGGCTTCACGCTCGGTCTCGCCTATTCCACCCAGCGCGGCTACGGGCGCACCCATGCCTTTGTCGGCGAATTGCGCATCGGCCTTTGCGCGGTCGAGCTGGAGATCCCCGAACTCGGGCTCACCATCGAGATCGGCGAAGTCGAGCTGACCGAATGCGAGACGGTGAACCAGTTCACCGGCTCGAAGTCCGAGCCGGCGCAATTCACCCGCGGCTACGGGCTGGTCTTCGGCCAGTCCGAGCGCAAGGCGATTTCCATGAGCCTCGTTGACCGCGCCCTGCGCTGGGAGGAACTGGGCGAAGACCCCACCGGCGCCCCGGCGCAGGATGCGGAATTCGTGCTGAGCCATTGCGACAACATTCAGGCGACGGGGTTTCTGGAGCATATCAAGCTGCCCCATTACGTCGATTTCCAGTCCGAACTGGAACTGATCCGGCGCCTGCGCCGCGAGGCCGGGGGGGCGGGGCAATGA
- a CDS encoding alpha-D-ribose 1-methylphosphonate 5-phosphate C-P-lyase PhnJ: MSEGYSFAYLDAATKRMIRRALLKALAVPGYQVPFASREMPMPYGWGTGGVQVTAACLIPEDVLKVIDQGADDTTNAVSIRRFFERTAGVATTTHTQDATLIQTRHRIPEAPLSEDQILVFQVPIPEPLRFLEPREAETRRMHALADYGLMHVKLYEDIARHGAIATSYAYPVLVEGRHVMDPSPIPKFDNPKLSDCPAIQLFGAGRECRIHALPPYTRVVSLDFEDHPFEATKAEAACDLCGAGTSYLDEVITDDAGGRMFCCSDTDFCAGRRAAGHLGRLSEGAA; this comes from the coding sequence ATGTCTGAGGGCTACAGCTTCGCCTATCTTGACGCCGCAACCAAGCGGATGATCCGTCGCGCCCTTTTGAAGGCTTTGGCCGTGCCGGGCTATCAGGTGCCCTTTGCCTCGCGCGAAATGCCGATGCCCTATGGCTGGGGCACCGGCGGCGTGCAGGTGACGGCGGCCTGCCTGATCCCCGAGGACGTGCTGAAGGTGATCGACCAGGGCGCCGATGACACCACGAACGCGGTTTCGATCCGCCGCTTCTTCGAGCGCACGGCGGGGGTGGCCACGACCACGCATACGCAAGACGCCACGCTGATCCAGACCCGCCACCGCATCCCGGAAGCCCCGCTGAGCGAGGATCAGATCCTGGTCTTTCAGGTGCCGATCCCCGAGCCGCTGCGCTTTCTGGAACCGCGCGAGGCCGAGACGCGGCGGATGCATGCCCTGGCCGATTACGGGCTGATGCATGTGAAATTATACGAGGATATCGCGCGGCACGGGGCGATTGCGACCTCTTATGCCTATCCGGTGCTGGTCGAGGGGCGTCATGTGATGGACCCCAGCCCGATCCCGAAATTCGACAATCCGAAACTGAGCGATTGCCCGGCGATCCAGCTTTTCGGCGCCGGGCGGGAATGCCGCATCCATGCGCTGCCGCCCTATACCCGCGTGGTCAGCCTTGATTTCGAGGATCACCCGTTCGAGGCGACGAAGGCCGAGGCCGCCTGCGATCTGTGCGGCGCCGGGACCAGCTATCTGGACGAAGTGATCACCGATGATGCGGGCGGGCGGATGTTTTGCTGCTCGGACACCGATTTCTGCGCCGGGCGGCGGGCGGCCGGGCATCTGGGGCGATTGTCGGAGGGGGCCGCGTGA
- the phnK gene encoding phosphonate C-P lyase system protein PhnK → MESAQGRIWAKKKPEPEAGPLLLVEGLGKAWGARIGCADVGFDLYPGEVLGIVGESGSGKSTLLGCLAGHLAADTGRILYRGRDLRAMAEPERRHLARTEWAFVHQNPRDGLRMGVTAGANVGERLMAVGARHYGAIRATATDWLGRVEIDPARIDDRPRAFSGGMQQRLQIARNLVTGPRLVLMDEPTGGLDVSVQARLLDLLRELVREMGLAVILVTHDLAVARLLADRLMVMKDGRVIEAGLTDQVLDDPQAAYTQLLVSSVLQV, encoded by the coding sequence ATGGAGAGCGCGCAAGGGCGTATTTGGGCCAAGAAAAAGCCGGAGCCGGAAGCGGGGCCGCTTTTGCTGGTCGAGGGTCTGGGCAAGGCCTGGGGGGCGCGGATCGGCTGTGCCGATGTGGGCTTTGATCTTTACCCCGGCGAGGTTCTGGGGATCGTCGGCGAAAGCGGCTCGGGGAAATCGACACTGCTCGGCTGTCTGGCCGGGCATCTGGCGGCGGATACCGGGCGGATCCTTTATCGTGGCCGCGATCTGCGGGCAATGGCAGAACCCGAGCGGCGGCATCTGGCGCGCACCGAATGGGCTTTCGTGCATCAGAACCCGCGCGACGGGCTGCGCATGGGGGTGACGGCGGGGGCGAATGTCGGCGAGCGGCTGATGGCGGTCGGCGCGCGGCATTACGGCGCGATCCGGGCCACCGCGACCGACTGGCTGGGCCGGGTCGAGATCGACCCCGCCCGGATCGACGACCGGCCGCGCGCCTTTTCGGGCGGCATGCAGCAGCGGCTGCAGATCGCGCGCAATCTGGTGACCGGGCCGCGGCTGGTCCTGATGGACGAGCCGACCGGGGGGCTTGATGTCTCGGTGCAGGCGCGGCTTCTGGATCTGCTGCGGGAGTTGGTGCGCGAGATGGGTCTGGCGGTGATCCTCGTCACCCATGATCTGGCCGTGGCGCGGCTTCTGGCCGACCGGCTGATGGTGATGAAGGACGGCCGGGTGATCGAGGCGGGGCTGACCGATCAGGTGCTCGACGATCCGCAGGCGGCCTATACGCAGCTTCTTGTTTCCTCTGTCCTGCAGGTCTGA
- the phnL gene encoding phosphonate C-P lyase system protein PhnL has translation MIEIENLCKSFTLHNQGAAVLPVLAGASLRVAAGECVALTGASGSGKSTLMRMIWGNYRAETGRLRVGGLDLTTATARQIIALRRDRLGYVSQFLRVLPRVPALRVVAEPLLALGTPEPQALTRAAELLTRLNIPERLWSLSPTTFSGGEQQRVNIARGFAHPFPVLLLDEPTASLDALNRAVVLDLIGEARARGAALLGIFHDEAARAQVADRLVDVTAFTPARVA, from the coding sequence ATGATCGAGATCGAAAATCTGTGCAAAAGCTTCACCTTGCACAATCAGGGCGCGGCAGTGCTGCCGGTGCTGGCGGGGGCATCGCTGCGCGTGGCGGCGGGGGAATGCGTGGCGCTGACCGGCGCTTCGGGCAGCGGGAAATCGACGCTGATGCGGATGATCTGGGGCAATTACCGCGCCGAGACGGGGCGGCTGCGGGTGGGGGGGCTCGATCTGACCACGGCGACGGCCCGGCAGATCATCGCGCTGCGCCGCGACCGGCTGGGCTATGTCAGCCAGTTCCTGCGCGTCCTGCCGCGCGTGCCCGCCCTGCGCGTCGTGGCCGAGCCGCTTCTGGCGCTGGGCACGCCCGAGCCGCAGGCGCTGACCCGGGCGGCAGAGCTGCTGACCCGGCTCAACATCCCCGAGCGGCTCTGGTCGCTCTCGCCCACCACCTTTTCGGGCGGCGAGCAGCAGCGGGTGAACATCGCCCGCGGCTTTGCCCATCCGTTCCCGGTGCTGCTGCTCGACGAGCCCACCGCCTCGCTTGATGCGCTCAACCGCGCCGTGGTGCTCGATCTGATCGGCGAGGCCAGGGCCCGCGGCGCAGCCCTTCTGGGCATCTTCCACGACGAAGCCGCGCGCGCGCAGGTCGCCGACCGGCTGGTCGATGTCACCGCCTTCACCCCCGCGAGGGTCGCATGA
- the phnN gene encoding phosphonate metabolism protein/1,5-bisphosphokinase (PRPP-forming) PhnN has product MTGRLFAIVGPSGAGKDRLIAGLIAARPEIHRARRTITRPPAESEDFESLSAAEFAALRGRGGFALSWLAHGLGYGLRAAELAPLAAGRDVIFNGSRAALPECLAAFPQLRVIEITAAPAVLQARLAGRGREDGAEIARRLDRAALALPPGIGAVRIVNDGPPEAGIAALIAALQPASACAASR; this is encoded by the coding sequence ATGACCGGGCGGCTTTTCGCCATCGTCGGCCCCTCGGGCGCGGGCAAGGACCGGCTGATCGCCGGGCTGATCGCGGCGCGGCCCGAGATCCACCGGGCGCGGCGCACGATCACCCGGCCGCCCGCCGAAAGCGAGGATTTCGAAAGCCTGTCGGCGGCCGAATTTGCCGCGCTGCGGGGCCGTGGCGGCTTTGCGCTGTCCTGGCTCGCGCATGGGCTGGGCTATGGCCTGCGGGCGGCCGAGCTGGCGCCGCTGGCCGCGGGGCGTGACGTGATCTTCAACGGCTCGCGCGCGGCGCTGCCCGAATGTCTGGCGGCCTTCCCGCAGCTGCGGGTGATCGAGATCACCGCCGCGCCCGCCGTGCTGCAGGCGCGGCTGGCCGGGCGCGGCCGCGAAGACGGGGCCGAGATCGCCCGGCGGCTTGACCGCGCCGCGCTGGCCTTGCCGCCGGGGATCGGGGCGGTGCGGATCGTCAATGACGGGCCGCCCGAGGCGGGGATCGCCGCGCTGATCGCGGCGCTTCAGCCCGCCAGCGCCTGCGCCGCCAGCAGATGA
- a CDS encoding DUF1045 domain-containing protein — MAVTLWCEGGAMMIKRYALYFAPAEAGLWQAGSDWLGWDAASGRPTGQPAIAGLAVATAAPRKYGFHATLKAPFRLAEGVTPRDLHAALAALAGQLAPVPLPGLAVTRLGRFLALCPQPQPEALTRLAAEVVTAFEPFRAPLSVAEIARRQPDRLSPRQAELLHAFGYPYVFEEFRFHLSLTGDLAPEELARLAPLAQAFFAPHLARPVQIDRLCLFGEDEGGRFHLLAAQALAG, encoded by the coding sequence ATGGCGGTGACGCTTTGGTGCGAAGGCGGGGCCATGATGATCAAACGCTACGCGCTTTATTTCGCCCCCGCCGAGGCGGGGCTCTGGCAGGCCGGGTCGGACTGGCTCGGCTGGGATGCCGCCAGCGGCCGTCCGACCGGCCAGCCTGCCATCGCCGGGCTCGCGGTCGCCACCGCGGCCCCGCGCAAATACGGCTTTCACGCCACGCTCAAGGCCCCGTTCCGGCTGGCCGAAGGGGTGACGCCCCGCGATCTGCACGCGGCCCTGGCCGCGCTGGCGGGCCAGCTTGCCCCGGTGCCCCTGCCCGGCCTTGCGGTGACCCGGCTGGGGCGGTTCCTTGCGCTTTGCCCGCAGCCCCAGCCCGAGGCGCTGACCCGCCTTGCCGCAGAGGTCGTCACGGCCTTCGAGCCCTTCCGCGCGCCGCTGAGCGTCGCCGAGATCGCCCGGCGTCAGCCCGACCGGCTCAGCCCCCGGCAAGCCGAGCTTCTGCACGCCTTCGGCTATCCTTATGTGTTCGAAGAATTCCGCTTTCACCTGTCGCTGACCGGCGATCTGGCGCCCGAGGAACTGGCCCGGCTTGCCCCCCTTGCGCAGGCATTCTTTGCGCCGCATCTGGCCCGACCGGTGCAGATCGACCGGCTGTGCCTGTTCGGCGAGGATGAGGGCGGGCGGTTTCATCTGCTGGCGGCGCAGGCGCTGGCGGGCTGA
- a CDS encoding alpha-D-ribose 1-methylphosphonate 5-triphosphate diphosphatase — MTETILANAMLVLPEGVRPGHLLLRDGLIAEIGAGRAVPKGALDCEGDLLAPGLIELHTDNLERHIEPRPKVAWPHADAIIAHDAELCSVGITTVFDALRVGSIGTSGRSDYREYARALADEILQMRARDGFRISHYLHLRAEICSETLLDELAKFGPEDRVGIVSLMDHTPGARQFRDLSKLRDYVRKKHGLSEAEFLAHVEQEKALRARHGAAHEAGAVAAARRLGAALASHDDTTAEHVAVSRAHGVRFAEFPTTFEAAQACRAHGIAVMMGAPNLIRGGSHSGNVAAQALAEADLLDILSSDYVPGALLSAALLLGDIWGDVARGLSTVTAAPAQAVGLGDRGRIVPGLRADLIRAHRVERTAALRGVWVRGRRVG; from the coding sequence ATGACCGAGACGATTTTGGCCAATGCCATGCTGGTTCTGCCCGAGGGGGTGCGGCCCGGGCATCTGCTGCTGCGCGACGGGCTGATCGCCGAGATCGGCGCGGGCCGCGCGGTGCCGAAAGGGGCGCTTGACTGCGAAGGCGATCTGCTGGCGCCGGGGCTGATCGAGCTGCACACCGACAATCTGGAGCGCCATATCGAGCCGCGCCCGAAGGTGGCCTGGCCGCATGCGGATGCGATCATCGCCCATGATGCCGAGCTTTGTTCGGTGGGCATCACCACGGTGTTCGACGCGCTGCGGGTGGGCTCGATCGGGACCTCGGGGCGGTCGGATTACCGCGAATATGCCCGGGCTTTGGCCGATGAAATCCTGCAGATGCGGGCGCGCGACGGGTTCCGGATCTCGCATTACCTGCATCTGCGCGCCGAGATCTGTTCGGAAACGCTGCTCGACGAGCTGGCGAAATTCGGCCCCGAGGATCGGGTGGGCATCGTCAGCCTGATGGATCACACCCCCGGCGCGCGGCAGTTTCGCGACCTCTCGAAGCTGCGCGATTATGTGCGCAAGAAACACGGGCTGAGCGAGGCGGAGTTTCTGGCCCATGTGGAGCAGGAAAAGGCGCTGAGGGCGCGGCACGGCGCGGCGCATGAGGCGGGGGCGGTGGCGGCCGCGCGCCGTCTGGGCGCGGCGCTGGCCAGCCATGACGACACCACGGCCGAGCATGTCGCGGTGTCGCGGGCGCATGGGGTGCGCTTTGCCGAGTTTCCGACCACCTTCGAGGCGGCGCAGGCCTGTCGCGCCCATGGCATCGCGGTGATGATGGGGGCGCCGAACCTGATCCGCGGCGGCTCGCATTCGGGCAATGTCGCGGCGCAGGCGCTGGCCGAGGCGGATCTGCTCGATATCCTGTCCTCGGATTACGTGCCGGGGGCGCTTTTGTCGGCGGCGCTGCTTCTGGGCGACATCTGGGGTGATGTGGCGCGCGGGCTCTCCACGGTGACGGCGGCGCCGGCGCAGGCGGTGGGGCTGGGCGATCGCGGCCGGATCGTGCCGGGGCTGCGCGCCGATCTGATCCGGGCGCATCGGGTGGAGCGCACGGCGGCGCTGCGCGGGGTCTGGGTGCGCGGGCGCCGCGTCGGCTGA
- a CDS encoding pyruvate carboxylase — translation MFEKILVANRGEIAIRVLRAANELGKKTVAVYAEEDKLSLHRFKSDEAYRIGAGLSPVGAYLSIDEIIRVAKESGADAIHPGYGLLSENPEFVEACDREGITFIGPKAATMRALGDKASARKVAMAAGVPVIPATEVLGEDFDAIKREAAEIGYPLMLKASWGGGGRGMRPILGPDELVEKVREGRREAEAAFGNGEGYLEKMILRARHVEVQLLGDSHGGLYHLYERDCTVQRRNQKVVERAPAPYLTEAQRAEVCALALKIGNAVGYQNAGTVEFLMDMDTSKFYFIEVNPRVQVEHTVTEQVTGIDIVQSQIRIAEGATLAEATGVADQSGVKLNGHALQCRVTTEDPQNNFIPDYGRLTAYRSATGMGIRLDGGTAYAGGVITRYYDSLLVKVTAWAQNPDQAIKRMDRALREFRIRGVSTNIDFVINLLKHPTFLDMSYTTKFIDTTPDLFAFKKRRDRATKILTYIADISVNGHPETAGRPKPAAEAKPPRLPALRGPVVPGTRDRLDRDGPKAVADWMRDQKKLLITDTTMRDGHQSLLATRMRSIDMIKAAPVYAANLPGLFSVECWGGATFDVAYRFLQECPWQRLRDIRARMPNILTQMLLRASNGVGYTNYPDNVVQFFVAQAAKSGVDVFRVFDSLNWVENMRVAMDAVVEANKICEGTICYTGDILNPDRAKYDLNYYVGMAKELEAAGAHVLGLKDMAGLLKPAAARALVKALKEEVGLPIHFHTHDTSGIAGATVLAAAEAGVDAVDAAMDAFSGGTSQPCLGSIVEAMAHTERDTGLDIAAIRALSNYWEGVRHQYAAFESGLEAPASEVYLHEMPGGQFTNLKAQARSLGLEERWHEVAQAYADANQIFGDIVKVTPSSKVVGDMALMMVAQNLTKDDVLNPAKDMAFPDSVVDMLRGNLGQPPGGWPEAIVAKVLKGETPSTDRPGKHLPPVDLEAVRTKLSAEMEGRAVDDEDLAGYLMYPKVFLDYMGRHRVYGPVRTLPTPVFFYGMAPGSEISAEIDPGKTLEIRLQTVGETDETGDAKVFFELNGQPRAVRVPNRQVKAATKAKPKADPANPGHVGAPMPGSIAAVAVTVGQKLRPGDLMLTIEAMKMETGLHADREATVKALHVAPGAQIDAKDLLIELE, via the coding sequence ATGTTCGAAAAGATTCTGGTCGCAAACCGCGGCGAGATTGCCATCCGCGTGCTGCGCGCTGCGAATGAACTGGGCAAGAAGACGGTCGCCGTCTATGCCGAGGAAGACAAGCTCAGCCTGCACCGCTTCAAATCCGACGAGGCTTACCGCATCGGCGCGGGGCTGTCGCCGGTGGGCGCCTATCTGTCGATCGACGAAATCATCCGCGTGGCGAAAGAGTCGGGCGCCGACGCGATCCACCCGGGCTATGGGCTTTTGTCGGAAAACCCCGAATTCGTCGAGGCTTGCGACCGCGAGGGCATCACTTTCATCGGCCCGAAAGCGGCGACGATGCGGGCTTTGGGCGACAAGGCCTCGGCGCGCAAGGTGGCGATGGCGGCGGGCGTGCCGGTCATTCCCGCGACCGAAGTTCTGGGCGAGGATTTCGACGCGATCAAGCGCGAGGCGGCCGAGATCGGCTATCCCCTGATGCTCAAGGCCAGCTGGGGCGGCGGCGGGCGCGGCATGCGCCCGATCCTTGGCCCCGATGAACTGGTCGAAAAGGTCCGCGAGGGCCGCCGCGAGGCCGAGGCCGCCTTTGGCAATGGCGAGGGCTATCTGGAAAAGATGATCCTGCGCGCCCGGCATGTGGAAGTGCAGCTGCTTGGCGACAGCCACGGCGGGCTTTATCACCTTTACGAGCGTGACTGCACCGTGCAGCGGCGCAACCAGAAGGTCGTCGAACGCGCCCCCGCCCCCTATCTGACCGAAGCCCAACGCGCCGAGGTCTGCGCGCTGGCGCTCAAGATCGGCAATGCGGTCGGCTATCAGAACGCGGGCACGGTCGAATTCCTGATGGATATGGACACGAGCAAGTTCTACTTCATCGAGGTGAACCCGCGCGTGCAGGTCGAACATACGGTCACCGAACAGGTCACCGGCATCGACATCGTGCAAAGCCAGATCCGCATTGCTGAAGGCGCGACCTTGGCCGAGGCGACCGGGGTTGCCGATCAATCCGGGGTGAAACTGAACGGCCATGCGCTGCAATGCCGGGTCACGACCGAGGACCCGCAGAACAACTTCATCCCCGATTATGGCCGTCTGACCGCCTATCGCTCCGCCACCGGCATGGGCATTCGGCTCGATGGCGGCACGGCCTATGCGGGCGGGGTGATCACGCGCTATTATGACAGCCTGCTGGTGAAGGTCACCGCCTGGGCGCAAAACCCCGATCAGGCGATCAAGCGGATGGACCGGGCGTTGCGCGAATTCCGCATCCGCGGCGTCAGCACGAACATCGACTTCGTCATCAACCTGCTCAAGCATCCGACCTTCCTCGACATGAGCTACACGACGAAGTTCATCGACACGACGCCGGATCTCTTTGCCTTCAAGAAGCGCCGCGACCGGGCGACGAAGATCCTGACCTATATCGCCGACATTTCGGTGAACGGTCACCCCGAGACCGCGGGCCGTCCGAAACCCGCGGCCGAGGCGAAACCGCCCCGCCTGCCCGCCCTGCGCGGCCCGGTCGTGCCCGGCACCCGCGACAGGCTCGACCGCGACGGGCCGAAGGCGGTGGCCGACTGGATGCGCGATCAGAAGAAGCTTTTGATCACCGACACGACGATGCGCGACGGCCATCAAAGCTTGCTCGCCACCCGGATGCGCTCGATCGACATGATCAAGGCGGCGCCGGTCTATGCGGCGAACCTGCCCGGCCTTTTCTCGGTCGAATGCTGGGGCGGCGCGACCTTTGACGTCGCCTATCGCTTCTTGCAGGAATGCCCCTGGCAGCGGCTGCGCGACATCCGCGCGCGCATGCCCAACATCCTGACGCAGATGCTTTTGCGCGCCTCGAACGGGGTCGGCTACACCAATTACCCCGACAATGTGGTGCAGTTTTTCGTGGCCCAGGCGGCGAAATCGGGCGTCGATGTCTTCCGCGTCTTCGACAGCCTGAACTGGGTCGAGAACATGCGCGTGGCGATGGATGCGGTCGTTGAAGCCAACAAGATCTGCGAGGGCACGATCTGCTACACCGGCGACATCCTGAACCCCGACCGGGCGAAATACGACCTGAACTATTACGTCGGCATGGCGAAGGAACTGGAGGCCGCGGGCGCCCATGTTCTGGGGCTGAAAGACATGGCCGGGCTATTGAAACCCGCCGCCGCCCGCGCGCTGGTGAAGGCGCTGAAGGAAGAGGTCGGCCTGCCGATCCATTTCCACACCCATGACACGTCGGGGATCGCGGGCGCCACCGTTCTGGCCGCGGCCGAGGCCGGGGTGGATGCGGTCGATGCGGCGATGGATGCTTTCAGTGGCGGCACCTCGCAGCCCTGCCTTGGCTCGATCGTCGAGGCCATGGCGCATACGGAGCGCGACACCGGCCTTGATATCGCCGCGATCCGCGCGCTTTCGAACTACTGGGAAGGTGTGCGGCATCAATACGCCGCCTTTGAAAGCGGTCTCGAAGCCCCGGCCTCGGAAGTCTATCTGCATGAAATGCCCGGCGGGCAGTTCACCAACTTGAAGGCGCAGGCGCGGTCCCTTGGCCTTGAGGAACGCTGGCACGAGGTGGCGCAGGCCTATGCCGATGCGAACCAGATCTTCGGCGATATCGTCAAGGTCACGCCGTCGTCCAAGGTCGTGGGCGACATGGCGCTGATGATGGTGGCGCAGAACCTGACGAAAGATGACGTGCTGAACCCGGCCAAGGACATGGCCTTCCCCGACTCGGTGGTGGACATGCTGCGCGGCAATCTGGGCCAACCGCCCGGCGGCTGGCCCGAGGCGATCGTGGCCAAGGTGCTCAAGGGCGAGACCCCCAGCACGGACCGGCCCGGCAAGCACCTGCCCCCGGTCGATCTGGAAGCCGTGCGCACGAAGCTTTCCGCCGAGATGGAAGGCCGCGCCGTCGATGACGAGGATCTGGCGGGATACCTCATGTATCCCAAGGTCTTCCTTGATTACATGGGGCGGCATCGGGTCTATGGCCCGGTGCGGACGCTGCCCACCCCGGTCTTCTTCTACGGCATGGCGCCCGGCTCGGAAATCTCGGCCGAGATCGACCCGGGCAAGACGCTGGAAATCCGGCTGCAGACCGTGGGCGAGACCGACGAGACCGGCGATGCCAAGGTCTTCTTCGAACTCAACGGCCAGCCGCGCGCGGTGCGGGTGCCGAACCGGCAGGTCAAGGCCGCGACCAAGGCCAAGCCCAAGGCCGATCCGGCCAATCCGGGCCATGTCGGCGCGCCGATGCCGGGCTCGATCGCCGCGGTGGCGGTGACGGTGGGGCAAAAGCTGCGGCCGGGGGATCTGATGCTGACGATCGAGGCGATGAAGATGGAAACCGGCCTGCATGCCGACCGCGAAGCCACGGTCAAGGCGCTGCATGTCGCCCCGGGGGCCCAGATCGACGCGAAAGACCTGCTGATCGAGCTGGAATAA